In Erigeron canadensis isolate Cc75 chromosome 1, C_canadensis_v1, whole genome shotgun sequence, a single window of DNA contains:
- the LOC122581861 gene encoding serine/threonine-protein kinase PCRK1-like, translated as MVFCIMGRFSYIFTTGDETTPPANTSLFFSALSQPETGPEASSRNVSEMNPGYSSSLRAFTLAELNRATENFKESNKIGKGFFGIVYKGVVKSLKSPYNDICVAVKRGRRGRGKREQQEFKQWKTEIKVLGKIKHPNLVNLVGYCNEDSGNENNWLLVYEYMPNGSLDDHLSGSSKPPLSWLVRLKIARDAAAGLTYLHEGMGMGEKYQLIFRDFKPSNILLDSQMNAKLSDFGFARDGPQDGRTHVSTLVVGTKGYAAPEYVQTGRLTSKVDVWSYGIFLQELISGRRPVAQTHSEDNSKFLRWTCCYAGEGSSRPIPDPRLGSRYSERSMQLVTSISEKCLLKDPKLRPTMGEVLHLVDEAIALENQQSLNGGRT; from the exons ATGGTGTTCTGTATTATGGGCCGTTTCTCTTATATATTTACCACAGGAGATGAAACGACCCCCCCAGCAAAcacatcattatttttttccGCACTTTCACAACCTGAGACTGGGCCTGAAGCTAGTTCTCGGAATGTCTCGGAAATGAACCCCGGGTATTCAAGCTCTCTTAGGGCGTTCACACTTGCTGAGCTCAATAGAGCCACTGAAAACTTTAAAGAGTCTAACAAGATTGGGAAGGGATTTTTTGGGATAGTATACAAGGGTGTGGTCAAGAGCTTAAAATCCCCGTATAATGATATTTGTGTGGCCGTGAAGCGGGGAAGAAGAGGACGAGGAAAAAGAGAGCAACAG GAATTCAAGCAGTGGAAGACAGAAATAAAAGTTCTTGGGAAGATTAAGCATCCAAACCTTGTAAACCTTGTTGGTTACTGTAATGAAGATTCCGGAAATGAAAACAACTGGCTTTTGGTCTATGAATATATGCCTAATGGAAGCTTAGATGATCATTTATCGGGTAGTTCAAAACCACCTCTGTCATGGCTCGTGAGATTAAAGATAGCCCGGGATGCTGCAGCTGGTTTGACATACCTACACGAGGGAATGGGAATGGGAGAGAAATACCAG CTAATCTTCAGAGATTTCAAGCCCTCTAATATTCTTCTAGACAGCCAAATGAATGCTAAGCTTTCTGACTTCGGGTTTGCTAGGGACGGTCCTCAAGATGGGCGGACTCATGTCTCAACATTG GTGGTTGGAACAAAGGGATATGCAGCTCCAGAATATGTCCAAACTGGCCGTCTAACATCCAAAGTTGACGTATGGAGCTATGGAATCTTTCTACAAGAGCTTATCTCAGGTCGACGCCCAGTTGCCCAGACACACTCTGAGGACAATTCTAAATTCTTGAGGTGGACATGCTGTTACGCAGGTGAGGGAAGTTCAAGGCCAATACCTGACCCGAGGCTTGGAAGCAGGTACTCTGAGAGATCAATGCAATTGGTAACTTCCATATCCGAAAAGTGCTTGCTCAAGGACCCAAAGTTGAGGCCAACAATGGGGGAGGTACTGCATTTGGTGGACGAGGCTATCGCATTGGAAAATCAGCAATCTCTAAATGGTGGCAGGACTTAA